The following proteins are co-located in the Vigna angularis cultivar LongXiaoDou No.4 chromosome 2, ASM1680809v1, whole genome shotgun sequence genome:
- the LOC108323232 gene encoding vacuolar protein sorting-associated protein 2 homolog 3 isoform X2, whose amino-acid sequence MNIFSKKPTAKEALRESKREMANATRGVEKEIGALQLEEKKLLAEIKRTAKTGNEAATKILARQLVRLRQQIANLQGSRAQMRGIATHTQAMHAHSSVAAGMKGATKAMSAINKQMEPAKQAKIIQDFQKQSAQMDMTTEMMSDAIDDALDDDEAEEETDELTNQVLDEIGVDVASQLSAAPKGRIRTKNTEDVSSSGIDELEKRLAALRNP is encoded by the exons ATGAACATCTTCTCCAAGAAACCCACTGCCAaag AGGCCCTTCGTGAGAGTAAACGAGAAATGGCGAACGCCACTAGAG GTGTGGAGAAGGAAATTGGAGCACTACAATTGGAA GAAAAGAAGCTTCTTGCTGAGATAAAAAGAACTGCTAAGACAGGCAATGAG GCAGCTACTAAAATTCTAGCACGCCAGTTGGTCAGGCTTAGGCAACAAATTGCCAATCTTCAAGGTAGTAGAGCTCAGATGAGAGGCATAGCAACTCACACGCAG GCGATGCATGCCCATTCTTCTGTTGCTGCTGGCATGAAAGGCGCTACAAAGGCAATGTCAGCTATCAATAAG CAAATGGAGCCAGCTAAGCAAGCTAAAATTATACAGGACTTCCAGAAACAGTCAGCACAGATGGATATGACT ACTGAAATGATGTCCGATGCCATAGATGATGCCTTGGATGATGATGAAGCTGAAGAGGAAACTGATGAACTGACAAATCAG GTGCTGGATGAAATTGGTGTGGATGTTGCCTCACAG TTATCAGCAGCCCCCAAAGGGAGAATTAGAACAAAGAATACTGAAGATGTTAGCAG CTCGGGCATTGACGAACTTGAGAAGCGTTTGGCAGCTCTAAGAAACCCTTAA
- the LOC108323232 gene encoding vacuolar protein sorting-associated protein 2 homolog 3 isoform X1, with translation MNIFSKKPTAKGSSSSSVKSSLSPPANHKALRESKREMANATRGVEKEIGALQLEEKKLLAEIKRTAKTGNEAATKILARQLVRLRQQIANLQGSRAQMRGIATHTQAMHAHSSVAAGMKGATKAMSAINKQMEPAKQAKIIQDFQKQSAQMDMTTEMMSDAIDDALDDDEAEEETDELTNQVLDEIGVDVASQLSAAPKGRIRTKNTEDVSSSGIDELEKRLAALRNP, from the exons ATGAACATCTTCTCCAAGAAACCCACTGCCAaaggttcttcttcttcttccgtCAAATCATCGCTTTCTCCCCCGGCCAATCATA AGGCCCTTCGTGAGAGTAAACGAGAAATGGCGAACGCCACTAGAG GTGTGGAGAAGGAAATTGGAGCACTACAATTGGAA GAAAAGAAGCTTCTTGCTGAGATAAAAAGAACTGCTAAGACAGGCAATGAG GCAGCTACTAAAATTCTAGCACGCCAGTTGGTCAGGCTTAGGCAACAAATTGCCAATCTTCAAGGTAGTAGAGCTCAGATGAGAGGCATAGCAACTCACACGCAG GCGATGCATGCCCATTCTTCTGTTGCTGCTGGCATGAAAGGCGCTACAAAGGCAATGTCAGCTATCAATAAG CAAATGGAGCCAGCTAAGCAAGCTAAAATTATACAGGACTTCCAGAAACAGTCAGCACAGATGGATATGACT ACTGAAATGATGTCCGATGCCATAGATGATGCCTTGGATGATGATGAAGCTGAAGAGGAAACTGATGAACTGACAAATCAG GTGCTGGATGAAATTGGTGTGGATGTTGCCTCACAG TTATCAGCAGCCCCCAAAGGGAGAATTAGAACAAAGAATACTGAAGATGTTAGCAG CTCGGGCATTGACGAACTTGAGAAGCGTTTGGCAGCTCTAAGAAACCCTTAA